CGGACGGGCAGCCGGCCGGGGACGCGGCGGAGCGCGCCGCTGCCGGCGACGCGCCGGCTGCGGCCGCGCGCGAGCGCCTGCTGCTCGACTTCGGCTGGCGGTTCCACCTCGGCCACGCCGACGATCCGCTCCAGGACTTCGGCTACGGCGGGGACCGGGCCCAGGAGTTCAGCGAGTACGGCAAGACGGGCGAGTTCATGCGCGAGCCGTCGAAGCCCGACTTCGACGTCAGCGGCTGGCGGGAAGTGGACCTGCCGCACGACTGGGTCGTCGAGCTGCCGTTCGAGAACGCCGCGCCGCTCTACAACCAGGGCTTCAAGCCGGTCGGCCGCGGGTACCCCGCGACCAGCATCGGCTGGTACCGGCGCAGCTTCGACCTGCCGGCGAGCGACCACGGCCGGCGGCTGAGCCTGGAGTTCGACGGCGTGTTCCGGGACTGCCTGGTCGCGCTCAACGGCGTCTACCTGGGCAGGAACCTGAGCGGTTACGCGCCGTTCCGCTTCGACATCACGGACCTGGCGAACTACGGCGGCGCCAACGTGCTGCTGGTGCGCTGCGACGCCACCGAGCACGAGGGCTGGTTCTACGAGGGCGCCGGCATCTACCGTCACGCGTGGCTGGTGAAGACCGCGCCCGTTCACGTCCCCCAGTGGGGCACGTTCGTCGCGTCCGAGGTGGCCGGCGGCGCGGCGACGCTCACCGTCACCACCCAGGTCGAGAACGAGGGCGGGGAGGCGCCGGTCTGCCGCGTGCGCTCCGTCGTCACCGATCCCGCGGGCCGGGTGGTGGCGACGGCGGCGACCGCGCCCGCGCGACTGGCCGCGTGGAGCGGCCGGGAGCAGACCCAGCGGCTCACCGTGCGCGCGCCCGAGCTGTGGTCGGTCGAGACGCCGCGGCTCTACCGGCTGACCACCGTGGTGGAGGCGGGCGGGGCCGAGGTCGACCGGACCGAGACGACGTTCGGCATCCGCACCCTGCGGTTCGATCCGGACCGCGGCTTCTTCCTCAACGGCGAGCGGGTCGAGCTGAAGGGGACCTGCAACCACCAGGATCACGCGGGCGTCGGGTCCGCGCTGCCCGATGCGCTGCAGGCCTACCGCGTGCAGCGGCTCAAGGACATGGGGAGCAACGCGTACCGCACCTCGCACAACCCGCCCACGGCGGAGCTGCTCGACGCGTGCGACCGGCTGGGGATGCTGGTGCTCGACG
The sequence above is a segment of the Gemmatimonadales bacterium genome. Coding sequences within it:
- the galA gene encoding beta-galactosidase GalA, with product MDNWTRRDVVKTGLAASLGAWAMPGRIPDGQPAGDAAERAAAGDAPAAAARERLLLDFGWRFHLGHADDPLQDFGYGGDRAQEFSEYGKTGEFMREPSKPDFDVSGWREVDLPHDWVVELPFENAAPLYNQGFKPVGRGYPATSIGWYRRSFDLPASDHGRRLSLEFDGVFRDCLVALNGVYLGRNLSGYAPFRFDITDLANYGGANVLLVRCDATEHEGWFYEGAGIYRHAWLVKTAPVHVPQWGTFVASEVAGGAATLTVTTQVENEGGEAPVCRVRSVVTDPAGRVVATAATAPARLAAWSGREQTQRLTVRAPELWSVETPRLYRLTTVVEAGGAEVDRTETTFGIRTLRFDPDRGFFLNGERVELKGTCNHQDHAGVGSALPDALQAYRVQRLKDMGSNAYRTSHNPPTAELLDACDRLGMLVLDENRMMSSSEEGLSQFSRLIRRDRNHPCVFAWSIGNEEWFVQGAERGALIAAAMKRLARRLDPTRLVTEAMNGDWGKGLSDVVDIQGFNYFPGDIDAYHRDHPHQPTMGTETASTVSTRGIYANDPARGYLSAYDANFPPWAATAERWWSYFDQRPFLAGGFAWTGFDYRGEPTPYQWPCISSHFGILDTCGFAKDNFYYYQAWWGSEPVLHLFPHWNWAGKEGQEIEV